A segment of the Calypte anna isolate BGI_N300 chromosome 4B, bCalAnn1_v1.p, whole genome shotgun sequence genome:
AAGACCAGTGTTTTCTTGGTCACCTAAACTTTATGAAATACTTTACaaattctttctcctctgttgGTAGCTGAATAGATATGCAAATGCCTAATTGCAATTCCTGTACTCAGAGTAAATGGAGTACTGCTTTCTTGCCCCATTATTTCTTTAAGCTCGCCAAAAACCAGGATTAATCCTGAATGTTGATCAGAGGTGAAAGAGGGATTGTAATGCACTTGTTCTCCCTTCATACCAGGGAAGAATTGTTTCCTGAGGAGTTCTGGCAGTTGTGCAGCCCCAAATAATCTCTAATGTTGAGAGATGTTTTGCTGCTGTAATCAAGCTCTTTCTAACATTTCCTAACAAGATGTCAGCTTCTTCAAGACACAGgtctttaatttcatttggtGATCAGTGAATCACATTTATCCTGTAGATATACTGCCTAGGTTTAGTGTACAGAAGTATTTCAAATAAGCTCTGCTATTGTTACACACCTCTGTCAATAAATGTGCAATGGTCTTTACTAAGCTTCTTTACCAAAATGCAAAGCTATGCAGATCCCATCCATGTAAACAATGGCAACTACAACTGGTAGCTAATTCTCCTACATGTGGGCTTTTGGCACCCAAAAATAGAATTAATGAGCTCTAACACTTGTAAGCTCCATCTCCTCCACTAGAAAGGAAAGCAGTATTAGAGATGATTTAGACATGTGCATGCATGGGGAGTGTCCCATAGGATAATGGTTTCAGAGACTAAGGttgttcttgtattttttatgttttagtCAAGGTGTTTTAGTCAACATACACTATTTTTACCAGCATATGCTGCAACATCTTCATGTGTCTGAACTAATTTTGGCAATACCATGTTTTAAAAGGAGCAGTGTTCATATTCCTCCTATATGATGCTCTTCCTGGAAGTATGTGTTAAGCATACTGAGACAGCTTGGTTCATACAGACATGTATTTCCTGTAGCatttctctcttgttttatAGCTCCTTAATTAATCTTTAAGAATTCATAGTTGACTTTTCATGTATTGTTTCTTTTAACCATTTCTTAGGTTCTCAAGACTgcactaatttattttttttaaatattatttaggCTGTTTGATAAATCAGTAAGTTAAAAAAGGGAAGCTGTTGGATAAGCCCTTAGTTTAGGTATACTATcctggtttaggttttttgggaTGAGGAAGAGTTTGCACTTAAGAAATGAGCTCCTTCCATTTATTAATTCCATTGGTCTATGAACTTTCACCCTGCTCTGAGGACAGCTGATCCTGTGTGGCACTGTATGCTGACCTTTGCTAACTCATTAATATATGTGTAAGTTGGAGCTGTGGGCTTTTGTTACAgctgtcttttcttttccttggaaaGTGTACAGATAATTCCCAGATTAATTTTGTGCAAAGGCCCTGGTTCATagtgaggagaaagaaagaaaaggctctTTCTAGCTCTCTGTAGTGCTGTAGTTAGAAAATGGCAGGGCTTTTTTTCAAGCTGAGGGGttgatttgaaaaagaaaaaaatccttgtcACAAATGGGTATTTGAAAATAGAGCTAATTAAATTGGGTAAGAATGAAGAGTTTGCCAGGTCCTTCTGTAATGAAACTTTACATTCTTTTAAGCTTGATGAAGGAAAATTTTCCAATGGGTATTGGCACTGGCTGGGTATGGTTAGAGACATAAACAGGAAAGTTAACCATGTCTGCTCTTCTGTTTGTGTAGAAAGATAATTTAGTGTGCTCCTTGCTTTGGGTGTGCTTAATATAACATGCATTATTTCTGGCCCATCATGACCTGGGAGAAAACAATAAACGTGAGGAATCTCAAATTACTGTGGGATTATTAGTTTTGTTGTGGTTGCTGAAATAGGTTTTTTAATGCTTccatgaaacatttattttcaagcactggtttgaaaaagaaaagtaattgtCACAAAGATTTGTACTTCAGTTTTGAGATGACTTCTCTGAGAGTGTGCTGACACAGATGGCCAGAGGTTTGGTGATAAAATGATTTATGGTGTGGATATATCAGTTATATACTGTGAACATGTGAACAATGTTTGGTTGTTTAAGTCACACTTTAATTATTGAAAGAACCATAGAAATATAAGCTGTGTCTTGGAATCAGGTTTGGTAACAGTATACTTTAAGCTGTAAAATGCAGGGGCCATGCTTTGTATTGTTTTATGTTTCTTCATATAATAATGATTCTAAATAAGTCCTGCTTTTCTATAAAGTTAAAACTGTCAGAAACATTCATATGCATTTTGGAACTTGACAGTGGGCCCATGCAGACTCATGTTTTGATATTATGTGATAAAAAccttttgtgttaaaaaaaaaaaccagcaaatcagtgccaggaaaaaaaatttgatatcttgttttctgtgatgttgtttggtttgttttggtttgttttggtttgagggctttttgttgtttgttttgctttgctcaaCTAACATCTAACTTTCTTCACAGCAAGAAATTCTTTATCAGTACCCCATATCAGAAGCATCCCAAAAACTGAGAAGTGTCAGAGGAATATTTCTCACACTATCTGACATACTGGAAAGTGTTACTGGTACCCAGATTATCAGGTAAAAGTAGTGAAATGTAATgtgttactttttattttatgtgtatGTACAGAAAAACACACCTGTGTCatagcagagaaaacaaaatagacTACCACTGTTAGGTAGTAATGTTTCAGCTAGAACAGCATGCCTGAAGTTGGATTGCTCAGACTGGATATacagtgaatttatttttcGTGGATGGCAATGACTAGGGTTTTTAGTTCAGTAAAACTGTTCTTAGATCCCTTCTTAGACCTcttaaaaaacatctttataTAAACTGAAATTTTGTGGCACTGTACTATGGCAGCCTGGAAATTCTGCAGCAgcttcaaatttttaaaaatgtttaaaaagataaaatacaatTCATTTAAATTCATGACTGCCTATTCctttaaattcattttatttcacattcaGCTTGTAACACCTGAAAGACTTTTGTATCCACAGACCAGGATTCTAGTAAGAATCATAAAAATGATTACTTACTATTTGGAGTAGTGTAGGGGTGGTACAGATATGTGGAGATGTAAAAGCACTTCTGTGTCTCTAGTGactttttcatctcttcctaAAAACAGATAATTCCCAGctctctggaggtttttttttgtcagaagaGTAAAGAGTAAATGACTATTATTATGTGTGCACATGTACTGTGGATCTTTTGGAATGGGGCTATAGTTGACTGCATTATGTAACTTGCTTTATTTGGAAAGCATTTTGGTTACGTGAGggataaatattttctggtgACCTGCAGAAATACTGAAGGATTTCTTAACTAATGAAACGAAATTACAATATTCAATACCATGAATTTTACATTAGAAGTGAATCAGTGAAGCAAGTTAATCATTGAGACATAtcctaaaaattaaattctggaaTTGTTCAAGTTTAAACTAAAGTTAcccttttttttgctgtgtggcAGTGTTATCTTGTTATTTAAAATTTGTAACATGGGATTTGCTATAAATTTAGTGTTCAAGTTATGTACACACCTTGTTTTTAGCAGCAACCAGGACGTTATCTAGTGCATAATGTATGGCTGATTGCCATTGTACTTGAAAACATTAATATGGATGAGATATGTTTGGTCTAGAAATCAGAGTTCTGTAGTAATTAACATAATTGCCTAGCCCAGTTGCATGCATGTGGCTATGCATGCACACAAGGCTTTGCATATAAAACCTATACAAATCATACAGATGGTGGTCCTACCTAACTTCACAGTGTTACAAGTActtctgatttcatttttctagtTCCTCCCTTTTCTTATGTGAAAAACTGGTTCAAGTTGtttactggaaagaaaatgacaaGTTGCTTGTAATTGGCCTTCCTGAAGAAAAGtgagttttaaataaaatgctttatttgcCTTTTAGATTGTTTCCTATTATATGTCCTCAAATTGTGCTCTGCCTaccaagaaagcaagaaaggcttACAATGTACTTTTTGAAAAACTATTACTCGTTTTTATTCCTGTGATTCCACTTTTTGATTGTCTTTGTTCACACCTTTTATGCATCCATTATtagtttcttttctatttcaatAATGTCTCATTTTATGTCAGTCAAGTGTGTAGGCTAGAAAACAGTAATTCTCAGTGTTAAGCAAAGTCAAGTCCTGATTAGAGACTACTGAATGTGTTTGCAGTATATGACTAGTTAAGAATTGAGCTCTTCAGAAATGCCTATCCTTACTCATAGCAAAGATTTTATAAACACAGGTGTgtgtttgaatttattttttagtgtGCCACTTTCTCAGCTGAAGAACATGATTGAAGATGTTGTCAGGACCTTGACATTTATGTACAGCTCTTTGGAGAGGTGAGTTTTCTCAGAGGCATTTTCAATCactaattttttcatttatgctCACTGAAGAACACAGTagcattaattttaatgtttacATGAGGTTTCTTTGGATGTTCCTGTATGCACTTGAGGAATAAATCAGgattctgtttttcttgcctttttgtTTCAATCTTAGCACTAGTAATGCTTTTATATCAGCCTTTGTTACTTGAGAAAGTTTTGTCCTTGATTAGTTTAAATCATTCACATAATCTAAGTCACTGTGGCTGTCAGTGGCACAGCTGAAGCACTGTCTGTAAAATGTACAGACAGTACAAATCAGTCTTAGATTTTTGATCAACACTCCACACTTCCCAGCTTTATTTGGCAGAGTAACTGTCTGTCTCTGCATTTGGAAATCACCCAGGAAATTTTCACTCTGACtgtaactgaaataaaatggcCAAGGAAGGCTGTTCATATGCTTACATTCAATTCAGAATTAAAGTGTGTATGCCTTGCCTAATACCTGtattcatttttctgtgttgaaCAGCACAGAAGTTTCTAGAAAGAACAATTTTGCATAATGTCAGACCTTACCTTTTCcttaaaacatttcttatgTCACTTCATGACAAGGAGAATGTTTACTTGTAATGCCTGCAACTATTTAAATGTATCTCAGACAAAACTTACCTTTGAATGTGGGGAGTGAAGCACAGAAGTACAGGAGGCCATTTGGAACAGCAGGATGCTTTTTGAATCTTTTGAAGACAAGAGATCTGTAACACACCAAAAATAGTTGaataaattactaaaataaagaaaaatgttgattGTCATTTCCAAAAGGATGAAGGTGTCACTTTAAGGCATCTATTATACAAtaccaatatattttttttctttgtttatagGTGCTGTGTGTGTATTATCCTAGTGGATAATGAactttaaaatgaattttaaaaacaaaaatccaaatgtAATATTATTCCATGAAGTGACTTCTATAGCACAGAAGGTTTTATAAACACATTTCAAGTCCCTCATTGTTGTTCTAACCCAGAGTTCATGTTTGTTTAGTGCCTTTTGCCAGGTGGAAAATGTTTCTCGCCTGGATCACTTTTTCAACCTGTTCTTCCAGCGTGCCCTCCAGCCCTCCAGACTGaagcccagctccagcccaggtGTTCAGCACCATCACACCTGCAGTGCAATATTTTTAGACAATCTCCCAGGCTTGCGCTGGCTGACGCTGCCCCAGGAGATCAAGGTAACACCACTTCCAGAGCTCTCTACAAAAACTTGTGCACAAGAGGCCAGAAAAAGGGATGCAGGTATCTTCTGCTGTGACTGTGTAATTACTGTGTAATTTATGGAAGTGCTTTGCCCATCCCAGACCACTCATTTTCCTACAGGatccttattttaaaagacacaaTTATTCCCACAGCAAAGATTGCTGTTGTTAGTGCAGTTTGGTGGCTAggaattcatcttttttttacaataaatatACACACTCCTAACAATTAGCATCTATACAATAGGGAAAGCCTTCCTTGGTTTGTAgatttatgtttattttgaccatttaagtatttttcaagGTAGAAAACATTCCAGAAGTCCATGCATAAGAGGTATAAATGGCTGTGACAGAATCACAATAAAGACCTATACATGACACAAAGCTTTcctagatttttatttccttccaaatAGGAGGTGGTTTCTTTCTGATAAAATTGCATGTTTTAAAGGGATCTAGAAAACAATATTATATTTATGATAAGGATATCCAAAATTGTCTTGGATCATCcacattttcttgaaaatttttattGTTGCAAAGATGGGAATTCTGGTCAAGTTTTGGTGACAATGTTAACATTCTAGGAGgaatataaaactgaaaatgtcagCTCTCTGTTGGACAGAAAACCATTTAAATGTTAACTGGAGAAAAGCTGAGAGACTGGCTGGTTGTCAACTGCCAACAACCTTGCtggcatttctgtgtttcaatTAGAGACAGCCTGTTAATAGAGCCCAAGACGTTTGTAGTGATGGGGTTTAGATGCTTTTCATTAGGTAGCACATTTatgtcaggagctgcagtggCTGGTACCATGTTCTTTGAGGGCTTCTTGATACTTGGTTTTACAACTGAAAAGtagttaaaattaaattaaaagttaaattttaatcCATTGTGTTTGTACTTGTAAATCCTCATGTTTTGCTTATTAGCAAAATAAGCTATTACTGTATGTTAAAGTGTTGGAAATCTCTATTAAGATGGactgtttatatattttagatGGAAATAGACACAGCACTGAGTGATCTGGAAGCAGCTGATTTTGCAGAGCTGGTAAACACTTGTTTGGTTGCTTGCTTTACACAGTATCTCTTTACTTTGGTGTCATACTCAGTAGTTTAATAAAAGCACTAATTCCAAACccatttacttattttaatcAAGTGGGAGTCAAAGGAAAGGGATGTTGTATTATTCTTGGTTTAAGATAGCTCTATTTTACCCATTCTGTTTATTCCTATTTCTTTGTCCACAGTTAACATTCTAACCCTATTGTAATTCTATAGTATTAGTAATGAAAACACATGAATAACTGTACTTTTAAGTCCATGGGATATGTACAAGGACATTCTCATTTCAACATAGATAATTGTTGTTacgtttctttttttttatattgataATTGCATTTTTCCCAAGCAATTGTGAAAAAATCTGAGAACTTCTATGGAGCACTGAGAACTTAATTTTGCAGTTTACAGAAAGCAATTACAAGTtatgtgtattttaatattgttaAATGAAAAGATAGAAAGTGATACTTCAGTAAATTCTTCTCTGCATTGTATAGTACAGGGAGCTGTAAACATAGGAATTTCAATTTTACTTTCTaatgaaaaagctttcttaACCTGTTCCACAACATCTGTTTATCTggttttaaattatattctttatAGGTGCTAATTGAGCAAAACCATAATTTGTTTGATCACTCATTTAGCAGAACAATTTGGGacatacattaatttttattacaaaagaCACTTCAAGAGTCTGAAAATCTAAAATACAAATCCTTCTTGCAAAAAACCTATACTAAATAAACTATCCTGAGTAGCCTGGATGGTTACTTACAGCCAGTAATGTTTACAAGTTGTAGTTTATTGCACAGAAATTGATTGCATCTTCTtatcttaaaatttatttaaaatatatccaTGCAAGGATAGTATTGCTAGCATGAGAGCACTGGGCTTCAGATCAAAAGATGAGTTAATGGGTATATTTTAGGTATAATGTCaaatactaggaaaaaattctttggcATGGAAGTGTTACGATGGTGTCAGTAGCCTCTGGTGTCTATAGTTATGCTTCAACTATTTTGCTGTTAAGAACTCTGAGAATTAGCATATTCTAACAAAAATAGTTTATGGACAGATAATTAAATACGAAATTGTTATTTTGAGCTGAAAGTTGTTAGAGAAAACTGTAGTGACACAAAAATGAATAATGGATGCTAAAAAGTTTGGTGTTTCACATAACTGTTCAGTATTAACTGCCATGCTGATAATAAGTGGacaaaaattaaagtatttaagGTATTTATTAGTCGACTAGAAATGTTTGACTTGCATTtggtaaataaaacaaaaaatgtgaattaaaaattataccATGCTTTTTTCCTACAGTCTGAAGATTATTATGACATGAGAAGATTATATATGATTATGGGCTCTTGTCTCTTCTACAAGGTAATATTAGTGATTAAGACCTGAAGATTAGGAAAATACATCTGGAAATCTTCCCCTGTCATGGAGTAACTGTTTCCAGAACCtcagaaacatgaaaaacagtATGAGTGTTTTTAGAGTGTATTTCTAGTAACAGATGTAAAATTCAAACACCATAACAGGAAAAGTTTGTGTCAGGATGTGGTATGTACTATATAGTCCTTAAGCATGAAATACTTGTCTGAAACTCTCTCATGGTAATCTTGCTGCATAAGATGCAAGGACTGGAGAGACAGAGTAATAGGAGTCAGATCTGGTGAGAGACTGTCTATTCTAATAGGAATTTTTTGTTGATTGGCAGTTTTTACTGAATAGTTCAGTTGATCTGTCTTTAATCTGTCTTCAAATCACAGCCCTGAAAAACTGGTTTGACTCTTTGGCAtcatttataaatttatttatccTTATTTAATGTCCACAGTGTATTCAGAGGTATAAGGAGGAAAGTGACAgcctttgctttgcagaaacTTAGATTTTAAGAATTTTATCATGCATTGATCTTTATGTTTGGTAGTGTTAGGAGATTATATACAGCACAGTGGAACTTCTGCTATGACAGCACTTTAAATCTAATGCCCCTAGTGCTAGAAACAATGTTGTACCAATGGTCTTTAGAAGCGTCACCAGTTCCAGTGAAAGCTCAGTATTTGGGGGGAGAGAATTAAAAGAGAATTACAGCACCTTAACTCTGTAGGTGTTGTGCAAGCTGTTAAAGCCATGCATTTCCCAGATAGCCTTTGACAACTTGCATATATACTGATGCTTTATTTGTATGTCAGCATTTTGGTTCTTCAAATGTGGTGCAAAACTTCtgtgttatttatttgttgtaCAACTGTATCCCAAACCCACAGTCTCTGGCCAGAACACTTAACCATTTCAGTTCCTGTGGATTCATATGCTATATGGAACTTACTCTGAAGCAATATGTGGTAGTGGGATGTTTTTTACTAATGATGCTTCCTTTCCTGTGTTAAATTAAGGGCTACTTGATTGGCAGCCACTTGGCAAAGGAGGATCTGCTGGATGTGGGTTTATACTGCAGACACCACTGCCTCTTGcctctggcagcagagcagaaggtggggcagctGGTGATCTGGCGTGAGGTGTTCCCACAGCATCATATCCAGACAGGTCAAGGCTCAAGTTTCACAGGATACAGGGAACCTGAAGCAAGATACTTTTTACTCATAGTTGGCTTGGTAAGTTAACATTTGCAGTATGCAAATCCTGTGGTTTGTTGTTGTGTGTATTTTTCAGTAAGGCCAAGACTTTCCATTAATTTTATGTAATAATTGTACAAAATATGGGTATTACAGCTGGTTCATGGAATAGAATTTCTCAGAGATTAGCATTTTTTATACATCTGTGAAGCTTGCAAGTTTAACTATGGTATTATTATGCATTTTAACTTTGGTcgaaaatatgtttatttttatgatcttgtattttcagaaaactcatttcagaaatgtgtttgtttttttaaaatgtggactgttttgaaaataaacagctaGTGACTTTGTACATGATAGATTTAGACTTGCAAGATCAACATAATAACATAAGTGAAATATCTCCTTGGATATGAtttgacaagaaaaaataagtaactCCTCTGGAGATGAGGAAGGGAGCATTGAATACAGTGTTGTATTTTGCCCAAATATCAAATGAGGTATAAACATGATCCTGAATGTAATCCAGCACATGCTGTATATTAACCTGAGAGCTTGTGTTGTTGCTTTGTGTTTCCAGAAACACTTCATGCTGTGTGTcctgctggaggcaggaggctgTGCATCAAAAGCTGTTGGGAATCCAGGACCAGACTGTATCTATGTAGATCAGGTCAAAGCTACCATCCTACAACTGGAAGGAATAGATGCCAGCATAGAGGAAAGGCTGGATTCTCCTTCCATTCCACCTCTCTCTTGTGCTGACTGGTTCCTTCCTGCAACACGTGACAAACTGGAGGGCTTGACCACCTCACCCACCCCAAATAAGCTACAAAATGCTTCCAAACCAGTAACCACCCCAGCAAGCAGAAGGACCCTGTTTGGTGACTCCTTACTGACACGGAAGCCAAGCCCCACGAGAAGCAgtggaggagctgagcaggggaaTGAAGGtcctgcagaagaggaaagcagtAATCCACAGGCTGTAGCGGATCAGGTCTGAGAACAAAGAGATATGGTTCTGGtgggcttggggagggggaagtTCTTTAAAGATCTCACtcaagtaactttttttttttttctttttaaagcctACAGTAAAAGAATAAATCTAAAACCTCCTGAGTTCAGTAGAAAAGAGTTATGCTGCTGTAGGAAGCTTTGGGTCAGCCTCAGAgataccacttttttttttttttactttctaattACTTGTAAATATTTGGTTTATCCACATCAGCAGAAATAATTGGAGATGATCACCAAAATGTGGTAAACTTATGTTGTAAACAAAAGTTATTAGAACAAATCACTGTATGACTGTGCAACTGCTTCTAACCCATTTTAGTCTAATATCAGCTACAAGACAGATTTCCAGAACTTGGTCCAACTGTTtgaaccttttaaaaaaatgttgcatttgGGATTTGTTGGTTTGAATCTATTCTTTTGTTAGCTGCATTTTCTCTGTTAGTTAATCTATCTGCTTGTTTTTCAggccactaaaaaaaaacataccCTACCAAATCCATTTCATTTAGGAAACCTCAAAAAGAACCTTTCAGAGAAAGATACAGAACTGCTGAATGCTCTCaagtaagaaattatttttgagtatttcatttttaaggCCATATTtgaatcattttttttaatatgcccAGATCACAGAAGCTCCtgcattattttattgtaaCCCAAACTTTGCTAAGTGAGAATTCTCAAGAGTGGAGCTCTTAAAGAGCTTCATTAGACATTTTCTCAAGAATATGTCAGTAGAATGTGTGCACATGTCCCACATACACACAGTCTTGAAAGTTTAAATAAAAGAGTTTCTGGACCACACATATTTGTGCCTCCCTGGTGTCACTGAGTACAAAACCTGAAATTGAGTGTTAGCAGTCCAGTTAGAAGGATTTCCTCTGTGTAGGAGGCACCTTTTGATGTCTCTATCCATTTTTGTACCCTGGGAAAATAATTCTCtcttcagaaacagaagtgtATGGTTTTTAACTTCAGTgcctttcaaaattatttgaatatgaaattttcctatttcttcAAGGTTGACATCTGGTCCTGAGAACACCCTCTTCCACTACCTATCTTTGGAAACAATGCAAGGAATTTTTATTACTCCAACTCACAAAGAAGTAGCACGGCTCGGTGGCTCCATCCACCCTCAGTTAATTGAGAATTTCTATCGTTGCTGTCTTTCAATTCGTTCAGTTTTTCAGCAGTCCATGAGGAAACAAGTATGGaaactttgtttctctttttctatttaCATTTTCCACTGAGTATTTTGAGATTGTTTTCTCTCCATTATTTAAATAGTTCACTACCAGGGGTTATCTGTGTGGTACAACTTCGTAcacaaaaatatctt
Coding sequences within it:
- the INTU gene encoding protein inturned encodes the protein MPFLAISIPRTSLTLMANLEQLNFQYSRGSMLSNHSSFFPSDLEPEWLDGVQKNGELFYLEVSESEEETLLQNSCPEVPAVNHVRFHENEAEVIQEGSRKARKYELKKLTKILKKKNLLPKHSGKKGSGSCGPTSILKHQSAQKMGVTVQQKYKDVYVHVNPRKVCSAGEKQYRLLEALVGIVHQSSWSSRRAEKQGRKDKVSRGVSEEKLVVHGLVPCSSAVKTGQILIGDALVAVNDVDVNSENIERVLSCIPGPMQVKLTFETSVIEPEGTSQQRCKQAQSSMNHLVQLLWGEDSTDFQQAMQEVPHVVMFLSMKLDSETSKDEQEILYQYPISEASQKLRSVRGIFLTLSDILESVTGTQIISSSLFLCEKLVQVVYWKENDKLLVIGLPEENVPLSQLKNMIEDVVRTLTFMYSSLESAFCQVENVSRLDHFFNLFFQRALQPSRLKPSSSPGVQHHHTCSAIFLDNLPGLRWLTLPQEIKMEIDTALSDLEAADFAELSEDYYDMRRLYMIMGSCLFYKGYLIGSHLAKEDLLDVGLYCRHHCLLPLAAEQKVGQLVIWREVFPQHHIQTGQGSSFTGYREPEARYFLLIVGLKHFMLCVLLEAGGCASKAVGNPGPDCIYVDQVKATILQLEGIDASIEERLDSPSIPPLSCADWFLPATRDKLEGLTTSPTPNKLQNASKPVTTPASRRTLFGDSLLTRKPSPTRSSGGAEQGNEGPAEEESSNPQAVADQATKKKHTLPNPFHLGNLKKNLSEKDTELLNALKLTSGPENTLFHYLSLETMQGIFITPTHKEVARLGGSIHPQLIENFYRCCLSIRSVFQQSMRKQEKKKAGSGISEFSDAAEDLDLVTEHGVLFEYSPDHWTDQKKSPPTMSYWVVGRLILHPKPQECYVCFHDSVTEAAVELAFKLSFGLVT